One window from the genome of Blastopirellula retiformator encodes:
- a CDS encoding PQQ-binding-like beta-propeller repeat protein, whose protein sequence is MKMGTCLFAVLTSVSLAGVLYGESPNWPEFRAGGASRIDASAPLTWSPEAGIAWQCELDGYGQSTPIIYKQRVFVTSVEGSNKETCTVACFDLKSGGQLWRHRFPAAMQTPSSYMMARAAPTPLVDENKVYVFFESGDVAAFDHEGHPQWRRDLVADFGPLEHSHGLAASPTQTADLIYLNIEHRGPSYLIALDKATGDTRWKTKRPSSNSWSSPIALDHQIVISSNGAVTAYDASTGQQLWNIGDLDGNNVASATPDADRLYVGARVSKSDSGDGASRSNLCLARDGAKTPEILWRADKAVTDYASPVVCGDYVYYLNNVGVVYCLDKRTGEKRYAKRISAECWATPIVAQDRIYFFGKHGKTVVLKGGPEFARLSENWLWNPDAPPAPEKYVENVSSDRSSSRFDNLLETNDANQDGALSADELPGRFRSMLERNDQDENGLLDGAELDAAIKAMKVRRAESQQNARDPIVYGAAAAPGRLIIRTGTRLYCVSQPSPATSNDESIPQ, encoded by the coding sequence ATGAAAATGGGCACATGCTTGTTTGCAGTTCTGACGAGCGTCTCCCTCGCGGGCGTTCTCTATGGCGAATCGCCGAATTGGCCTGAATTCCGGGCCGGCGGCGCTTCGCGAATCGACGCTTCCGCCCCACTGACGTGGTCGCCAGAAGCGGGCATCGCTTGGCAATGCGAACTGGACGGCTACGGCCAATCAACGCCGATCATCTACAAACAGCGAGTCTTTGTGACTTCGGTAGAAGGCTCAAACAAAGAAACATGTACCGTGGCCTGCTTTGACCTGAAGTCAGGAGGCCAACTCTGGCGTCACCGCTTTCCGGCCGCGATGCAAACGCCCTCGAGCTACATGATGGCTCGGGCGGCGCCGACTCCCCTGGTCGATGAGAACAAGGTGTACGTTTTCTTTGAGAGTGGCGACGTCGCAGCTTTCGATCACGAGGGACACCCGCAATGGCGGCGCGATCTGGTCGCCGACTTTGGCCCGCTGGAACATTCGCACGGCCTGGCCGCCTCGCCGACGCAAACGGCCGATCTGATTTATCTAAACATCGAGCACCGCGGCCCCTCGTACCTGATCGCCCTCGACAAAGCGACAGGCGACACCCGCTGGAAAACGAAACGTCCGAGTTCCAACTCCTGGTCGTCCCCCATCGCACTCGACCATCAGATCGTCATCAGTTCCAACGGAGCAGTGACGGCCTATGACGCATCCACTGGCCAGCAACTCTGGAACATCGGGGATCTCGACGGTAACAACGTCGCTTCGGCCACGCCCGATGCCGACCGGCTGTACGTTGGCGCACGCGTCTCGAAGTCCGATTCCGGCGACGGCGCCAGTCGGTCGAATCTCTGCCTTGCCCGCGATGGCGCCAAGACGCCGGAGATCCTCTGGCGAGCCGACAAGGCCGTGACCGACTACGCGAGTCCCGTCGTCTGCGGCGATTACGTCTATTACCTGAACAACGTCGGCGTCGTCTATTGCCTGGACAAGCGAACCGGCGAAAAACGCTACGCCAAGCGAATCAGCGCCGAGTGCTGGGCGACGCCGATCGTCGCACAAGACCGCATCTACTTCTTCGGCAAACATGGCAAGACGGTGGTCTTGAAGGGCGGACCAGAGTTCGCGCGTCTGTCGGAGAATTGGCTGTGGAACCCCGACGCTCCCCCGGCGCCTGAAAAATATGTTGAGAACGTCTCTTCCGACCGGAGCTCCTCCCGCTTCGACAATCTCCTGGAGACGAACGACGCCAACCAAGATGGCGCCCTCTCAGCAGACGAACTGCCCGGCAGGTTCCGTTCCATGCTCGAACGCAACGACCAGGATGAGAACGGCTTGCTCGACGGCGCAGAGCTTGACGCGGCCATCAAGGCGATGAAGGTCCGGCGAGCCGAGTCGCAGCAAAATGCCCGCGATCCGATCGTCTATGGCGCCGCCGCAGCTCCGGGGCGACTCATTATACGGACCGGAACGCGACTTTATTGCGTATCCCAACCTTCTCCAGCAACTTCCAACGACGAGTCAATTCCGCAATGA
- a CDS encoding YncE family protein, translating into MQLQSTIAATLLLLLAPLSRTLPAEDHAAHQAGGRVMGRVFWQSDNDATIRYGNLIKGEKWTLESHTIPSFPTIDRDSQSLVQMEAIDDVLVIGVRDAEGGELASGWVAFSDGGHEEEHGDHTHRRYNDAPKVLASQLDDQQGNPAHLYQYDGAFYLANDQNDGFTRLRPDQLRRGEAAATFFSGGGDHITLAAVENQIAYATWIDREGENAGRIDVVNLRDDQSDDGNYTIHAPTGGLHGATANSGRVFFAPADGICWVDADTNLSKNEKTAEVHHLSLGSDPDNKKPLRTGAFATAGHWVLFTSGSSQESFLGLIDAAADQPTVQKLPIETAAGLRLTTPTILETASGLRMALLFQDCHDGDVQEQLTAINLDPDRDGDFTDAKIVKHIPVGKSKIIGHGGHHDLCILPGGRYACVTNPGDGTIWVVSLTRLEVLEKIEVGGVPSRTIAAQR; encoded by the coding sequence ATGCAACTTCAATCCACCATCGCCGCAACGCTGCTGCTCTTACTCGCTCCCTTGTCCCGCACCTTGCCCGCCGAGGACCATGCGGCGCACCAAGCCGGCGGCCGCGTGATGGGCCGCGTCTTCTGGCAAAGCGATAACGACGCGACCATACGCTACGGCAATCTCATCAAGGGAGAAAAGTGGACGCTCGAGTCGCATACGATTCCCAGCTTTCCGACGATCGATCGCGACTCGCAGTCGCTGGTGCAAATGGAAGCGATCGACGACGTGTTGGTCATTGGCGTTCGTGATGCCGAAGGAGGCGAACTGGCGAGCGGCTGGGTCGCGTTCTCCGACGGTGGGCATGAAGAAGAGCATGGCGATCATACGCATCGCCGCTATAACGATGCCCCCAAAGTGCTCGCCAGCCAACTCGATGATCAACAAGGGAACCCGGCTCATCTCTACCAATACGACGGTGCGTTCTACCTGGCGAACGACCAGAATGACGGCTTCACCCGCCTTCGTCCTGACCAGTTGCGAAGGGGAGAAGCGGCCGCAACCTTTTTCTCGGGCGGCGGCGACCACATTACGCTGGCCGCGGTCGAGAATCAGATCGCCTACGCAACCTGGATTGACCGCGAAGGAGAAAACGCCGGGCGAATCGACGTCGTAAACCTGCGCGATGATCAATCTGACGACGGCAACTACACCATTCACGCTCCTACCGGCGGACTGCATGGCGCGACGGCCAATTCGGGACGCGTCTTCTTTGCGCCGGCCGACGGCATCTGCTGGGTCGACGCCGATACTAACCTGTCGAAGAACGAAAAGACCGCCGAGGTCCATCACCTGTCGCTGGGCAGTGATCCCGATAACAAAAAGCCGCTTCGCACCGGCGCCTTCGCCACCGCTGGGCATTGGGTCTTGTTTACGTCGGGATCCTCGCAAGAGTCGTTTCTCGGCTTGATCGACGCCGCCGCCGACCAGCCAACCGTCCAGAAGCTGCCAATCGAAACCGCCGCAGGTCTCCGCCTGACGACGCCAACGATTCTGGAAACGGCAAGCGGCTTGCGGATGGCTCTTCTTTTCCAGGATTGCCACGACGGCGACGTCCAGGAACAGTTGACCGCGATCAATCTCGATCCCGATCGCGACGGCGACTTCACAGACGCCAAGATCGTCAAGCACATTCCGGTCGGCAAAAGCAAGATCATTGGCCACGGCGGCCATCACGATCTCTGCATCTTGCCGGGCGGGCGATACGCGTGCGTTACCAATCCAGGCGACGGGACAATTTGGGTCGTGTCGCTAACACGGCTCGAAGTGCTTGAAAAAATCGAGGTCGGCGGCGTCCCAAGCCGGACCATCGCCGCCCAGAGATAG
- a CDS encoding OsmC family protein has protein sequence MPTTASGAISTKSGALESYPYGFGTRFEGRLGTNPEELIGAAHAGCFAMALSMIVGETGFTAEKLESKADVTLEQQDAGFAITAVHLTLNATIPGIDQAKFEELTTAAKKNFPVSKVLNAEITLEATLK, from the coding sequence TTGCCGACAACCGCGTCAGGCGCGATCTCGACCAAGAGTGGCGCCCTCGAGTCGTACCCCTACGGCTTTGGTACCCGCTTTGAAGGAAGACTAGGCACAAACCCCGAAGAATTGATCGGGGCAGCCCACGCCGGTTGCTTCGCGATGGCGCTCTCAATGATCGTCGGCGAAACAGGTTTTACGGCCGAGAAGCTTGAATCAAAGGCGGATGTAACGCTCGAACAGCAGGACGCCGGTTTCGCGATTACAGCGGTACACCTAACGCTCAACGCCACCATCCCGGGCATCGATCAGGCCAAGTTCGAGGAGCTAACGACCGCGGCGAAAAAAAACTTTCCCGTCTCGAAAGTGCTGAACGCTGAAATCACGCTTGAAGCGACGCTGAAGTAG